TATCCCTCCTTAAAAGGCAAATGATAATGAACCCCTCATTGTAAATGGAGCACCCACTCCATAAGTTGTACCTGATACAGTATCGTCCATTGCATTAATTACAGAAACATATTTTTTATTGAAGATGTTGTCAAACTCTAAGGAAATTTTAAGTCCCTTAAGCATTCCTATTTTTTCCTTTATATAGTTCAATTTTAAGTCAAATACAGCATATGAAGGAATCTCTTCTTTATGCTCGGCATCGCCAAATCTCTTACCAATAAAACGCATCTGAGGAACTATCTCAAAGTCCTTGTATTTTGCTATGAGCCCTGATACAACAGTCCATTTTGGCACATCAACAACCTGTTTACCATCTGTTGAAAGGGTTGCACCTGAATAAGTTATATTTCCATCATATGTAAGATGATTGTATGTGGGATTTAGATAAAATGTTAGCCAGTCAGAGACATAAACACTGGTTCCTATTTCAAAGCCATATCCTTTTGCCTTACCAATATTCTGTTGATAGTTGACAGGTTTATTTGTTGATGTGTCAATGACTCTTGGATCTGTTACTACAGTTAAAAGATTTTTATGTTTTGATAAGAAAAATGTTGGATTCACTTCTATGAAATCTTTACGGAATCTTAAACCTATATCAATGTTGTCAGACTGCTCAATGTCTCTATTTTTAAATAATTCGCTCAAGGGAATTCCAGCATTTTTAAATTGATTGTAAAGGCGACTGTATAAACTCAAAATTGGCATGTAAGCATATGGCCTTATGAAGTTTCTGCCATAGCTAATATAAGCTTCTAAGTTATCATTGAAAGCATAGGATACACCAGCAGTTGGAAGCCATATGTCATAGGTTTTTGCTTCTCTATCAAGATATGGTGCTCTCACAAGAGTTGGCACACCTCCTATGTATCCCTCAGTTGCTGAATCTTTAAACTTAAAGTACTTAATTCCTGCCTGCCAGTTGAACTTGTCTATTGTCCCTGCCAGTTTGAAATAGGGACTGTATAAATATGTTGTTCCAGTTGTTGCAAAAACTCCGTAACCTTTGTAAGTAAGGCTTCCATCATTGTTTATCCAGTAATTTTCTGAATAAATATTCATATCACTTGTTTCATAATGATAACCAGCAGTGGCTTTTATTGTATTAAAATCAAGAGCAAGCTCTGCTATAATACCTTTTCTTTCAATATCTCTCGTTCTCTCCTGAACTCCTGGCTTACCCAAAATATTTGATGAACCATCCCATATTTTGGCATTTTCCTTTGAAATATATGGTTTCAAAACAATTTTAACATTATCAGTAATTTGCGTGGTAATTGATGCAAAGAGGTCTCTATTTTTGTGATACTCTCTGTTAAATTTGTAATAAAGGTAATCCTGTGCTGGCACTCCAGTTATTGAGCTATTAAAATCAAGGCGATAGTATTTACCGAGGTCCTTTGTCTGTTCATAACTTAAGTAACGATATTTATCATGCTCTATTTCATTAAAGTTTCCCCAGATTTTTATCTCTATATTTTTGTCGATTGGCTGAACTAATGTAAGATTTAAATTATTTCTCGGCCCAATTTCTCCCGGTCCTTTCCATTTATCCTGTCCTGTAAAGGAATAGGATAGAGAAAATCTTGTGTAAGTTGGTTTGATTTCTCCGGAGTCAAATCTCAGATAGGTTCTTTTATATTCAAAAGAGCCGATTGATTGAGATAACTTTAATCCAATTTCCTTTTGAGCCCACAAAGGTCTTAACTCAATAGCACCACCCCTGTTTCCAACTCCTGAGCCTAAATCAGCAGGAACTGCTCCTTTGTAAACAGCTATACTTTGAAAGTTTTCAAGGTCATAGATATATGCTCTTGGTCCCATTGGATTTCCACCATAGTTTGGAATTCCCTCAACAGTCATCGCTCCAAGATAACCTCTTACTCCTCTAATTCTTATGTTTGTTTGCTCTGTTGCTAAATTATTGGCATCTGAACTTTCAAACACAACTCCGGGAAGAATTGAAATTGCTTCATATACATTGGTTTTACCTTTCTGCCCGGATAGTTCAATTCCTTTGGGTGTAATCTCTGTTCCAGTATAAACTGTCTCACCAGTCTGCTTTGTGGGAACAACTATTTTCTCTCCAGTTACCACAATCTCCTCAAGATTTGCATCCTTTTCTTCAGCAAAAACAGGCAAAATAAGACTTAAAACAAACATGATACATAAAAGAGTCTGAAAAATCATCTCTACGCCCCTCCTTAAAAAATTTTTCAATATTTTCGCTCCCTTCAGAGAGGCTTAGACCCTTCATGAGTCTGATTCATAAAAAAAGCCGTGTAAGGGATACACTCCCTTGCACGGCCTTCATGACCTTATTTACCCTTCTTGGGTTAAAATATTAAATCAAAATTGAGAGAATTAAGTCAATAATCAAGGCTTAATCGGTAGTGTAAAATTTTTTATGTGTAAAATTGACAGAGCAATAAAAGAGGGTGTATCCTCCATTAATTTAACCAAAAATCAAACAAAGAAAGGAGGAATACACCCATGAAAGAAAAACCTTTAACTAATTTAAGATTACCAGATTTATGGAAAGAATTCAACAGTAATTTTAATGAATCCTTCTGGGAAGAATTTGAACAAAAAATGAAGTTAATGAAGAAAAAGTTTATTGAATTAGCATTACAAGAGGAGATAACAGCACTTACAGGGGCTCAAAAATATGAAAGAACCCCAGAGAGAGTTTACCGTAGGAATGGATACTGGAAGAGATACATAATCCTGAAAGATGGAAAACTTCAGATTAACATGCCCAGACTAAGAGAGACAGGTTTTCAAAGTAAGATAATTCCCAGATACATAATCCTGAAAGATGGAAAACTTCAGATTAACATGCCCAGACTAAGAGAGACATGTTTTCAAAGCAAGATAATTCCCAGATACATAANNNNNNNNNNNNNNNNNNNNNNNNNNNNNNNNNNNNNNNNNNNNNNNNNNNNNNNNNNNNNNNNNNNNNNNNNNNNNNNNNNNNNNNNNNNNNNNNNNNNNNNNNNNNNNNNNNNNNNNNNNNNNNNNNNNNNNNNNNNNNNNNNNNNNNNNNNNNNNNNNNNNNNNNNNNNNNNNNNNNNNNNNNNNNNNNNNNNNNNNNNNNNNNNNNNNNNNNNNNNNNNNNNNNNNNNNNNNNNNNNNNNNNNNNNNNNNNNNNNNNNNNNNNNNNNNNNNNNNNNNNNNNNNNNNNNNNNNNNNNNNNNNNNNNNNNNNNNNNNNNNNNNNNNNNNNNNNNNNNNNNNNNNNNNNNNNNNNNNNNNNNNNNNNNNNNNNNNNNNNNNNNNNNNNNNNNNNNNNNNNNNNNNNNNNNNNNNNNNNNNNNNNNNNNNNNNNNNNNNNNNNNNNNNNNNNNNNNNNNNNNNNNNNNNNNNNNNNNNNNNNNNNNNNNNNNNNNNNNNNNNNNNNNNNNNNNNNNNNNNNNNNNNNNNNNNNNNNNNNNNNNNNNNNNNNNNNNNNNNNNNNNNNNNNNNNNNNNNNNNNNNNNNNNNNNNNNNNNNNNNNNNNNNNNNNNNNNNNNNNNNNNNNNNNNNNNNNNNNNNNNNNNNNNNNNNNNNNNNNNNNNNNNNNNNNNNNNNNNNNNNNNNNNNNNNNNNNNNNNNNNNNNNNNNNNNNNNNNNNNNNNNNNNNNNNNNNNNNNNNNNNNNNNNNNNNNNNNNNNNNNNNNNNNNNNNNNNNNNNNNNNNNNNNNNNNNNNNNNNNNNNNNNNNNNNNNNNNNNNNNNNNNNNNNNNNNNNNNNNNNNNNNNNNNNNNNNNNNNNNNNNNNNNNNNNNNNNNNNNNNNNNNNNNNNNNNNNNNNNNNNNNNNNNNNNNNNNNNNNNNNNNNNNNNNNNNNNNNNNNNNNNNNNNNNNNNNNNNNNNNNNNNNNNNNNNNNNNNNNNNNNNNNNNNNNNNNNNNNNNNNNNNNNNNNNNNNNNNNNNNNNNNNNNNNNNNNNNNNNNNNNNNNNNNNNNNNNNNNNNNNNNNNNNNNNNNNNNNNNNNNNNNNNNNNNNNNNNNNNNNNNNNNNNNNNNNNNNNNNNNNNNNNNNNNNNNNNNNNNNNNNNNNNNNNNNNNNNNNNNNNNNNNNNNNNNNNNNNNNNNNNNNNNNNNNNNNNNNNNNNNNNNNNNNNNNNNNNNNNNNNNNNNNNNNNNNNNNNNNNNNNNNNNNNNNNNNNNNNNNNNNNNNNNNNNNNNNNNNNNNNNNNNNNNNNNNNNNNNNNNNNNNNNNNNNNNNNNNNNNNNNNNNNNNNNNNNNNNNNNNNNNNNNNNNNNNNNNNNNNNNNNNNNNNNNNNNNNNNNNNNNNNNNNNNNNNNNNNNNNNNNNNNNNNNNNNNNNNNNNNNNNNNNNNNNNNNNNNNNNNNNNNNNNNNNNNNNNNNNNNNNNNNNNNNNNNNNNNNNNNNNNNNNNNNNNNNNNNNNNNNNNNNNNNNNNNNNNNNNNNNNNNNNNNNNNNNNNNNNNNNNNNNNNNNNNNNNNNNNNNNNNNNNNNNNNNNNNNNNNNNNNNNNNNNNNNNNNNNNNNNNNNNNNNNNNNNNNNNNNNNNNNNNNNNNNNNNNNNNNNNNNNNNNNNNNNNNNNNNNNNNNNNNNNNNNNNNNNNNNNNNNNNNNNNNNNNNNNNNNNNNNNNNNNNNNNNNNNNNNNNNNNNNNNNNNNNNNNNNNNNNNNNNNNNNNNNNNNNNNNNNNNNNNNNNNNNNNNNNNNNNNNNNNNNNNNNNNNNNNNNNNNNNNNNNNNNNNNNNNNNNNNNNNNNNNNNNNNNNNNNNNNNNNNNNNNNNNNNNNNNNNNNNNNNNNNNNNNNNNNNNNNNNNNNNNNNNNNNNNNNNNNNNNNNNNNNNNNNNNNNNNNNNNNNNNNNNNNNNNNNNNNNNNNNNNNNNNNNNNNNNNNNNNNNNNNNNNNNNNNNNNNNNNNNNNNNNNNNNNNNNNNNNNNNNNNNNNNNNNNNNNNNNNNNNNNNNNNNNNNNNNNNNNNNNNNNNNNNNNNNNNNNNNNNNNNNNNNNNNNNNNNNNNNNNNNNNNNNNNNNNNNNNNNNNNNNNNNNNNNNNNNNNNNNNNNNNNNNNNNNNNNNNNNNNNNNNNNNNNNNNNNNNNNNNNNNNNNNNNNNNNNNNNNNNNNNNNNNNNNNNNNNNNNNNNNNNNNNNNNNNNNNNNNNNNNNNNNNNNNNNNNNNNNNNNNNNNNNNNNNNNNNNNNNNNNNNNNNNNNNNNNNNNNNNNNNNNNNNNNNNNNNNNNNNNNNNNNNNNNNNNNNNNNNNNNNNNNNNNNNNNNNNNNNNNNNNNNNNNNNNNNNNNNNNNNNNNNNNNNNNNNNNNNNNNNNNNNNNNNNNNNNNNNNNNNNNNNNNNNNNNNNNNNNNNNNNNNNNNNNNNNNNNNNNNNNNNNNNNNNNNNNNNNNNNNNNNNNNNNNNNNNNNNNNNNNNNNNNNNNNNNNNNNNNNNNNNNNNNNNNNNNNNNNNNNNNNNNNNNNNNNNNNNNNNNNNNNNNNNNNNNNNNNNNNNNNNNNNNNNNNNNNNNNNNNNNNNNNNNNNNNNNNNNNNNNNNNNNNNNNNNNNNNNNNNNNNNNNNNNNNNNNNNNNNNNNNNNNNNNNNNNNNNNNTATCTTAGAAAGAAAGATGAAAAGGAATGTCTTTTTGAAGCTAAGAAGATATATAGTGCAGAGAATTTAAAAGAGGCAAAGAGAAATTTTCAGTTATGGGAGAGCAAGTGGGGCAGACTTTATCCTAAAGCAGCAGAGTGTATAAGGAAGAACTGGGAGCAATTGACAGCTTTTTACAAGACACCTAAGGCATTATGGAAGAAGTTAAGGACAACAAACATAATAGAGAGGGCATTTAGGGAAGTAAGGCGAAGAACGAGAACTATGAGTTGTTTTAATAATGTTGA
The nucleotide sequence above comes from Thermodesulfovibrio aggregans. Encoded proteins:
- a CDS encoding transposase, yielding YLRKKDEKECLFEAKKIYSAENLKEAKRNFQLWESKWGRLYPKAAECIRKNWEQLTAFYKTPKALWKKLRTTNIIERAFREVRRRTRTMSCFNNVESIERIVFAVISHLNEKWRNTPIYEFTQSY
- a CDS encoding TonB-dependent receptor, encoding MIFQTLLCIMFVLSLILPVFAEEKDANLEEIVVTGEKIVVPTKQTGETVYTGTEITPKGIELSGQKGKTNVYEAISILPGVVFESSDANNLATEQTNIRIRGVRGYLGAMTVEGIPNYGGNPMGPRAYIYDLENFQSIAVYKGAVPADLGSGVGNRGGAIELRPLWAQKEIGLKLSQSIGSFEYKRTYLRFDSGEIKPTYTRFSLSYSFTGQDKWKGPGEIGPRNNLNLTLVQPIDKNIEIKIWGNFNEIEHDKYRYLSYEQTKDLGKYYRLDFNSSITGVPAQDYLYYKFNREYHKNRDLFASITTQITDNVKIVLKPYISKENAKIWDGSSNILGKPGVQERTRDIERKGIIAELALDFNTIKATAGYHYETSDMNIYSENYWINNDGSLTYKGYGVFATTGTTYLYSPYFKLAGTIDKFNWQAGIKYFKFKDSATEGYIGGVPTLVRAPYLDREAKTYDIWLPTAGVSYAFNDNLEAYISYGRNFIRPYAYMPILSLYSRLYNQFKNAGIPLSELFKNRDIEQSDNIDIGLRFRKDFIEVNPTFFLSKHKNLLTVVTDPRVIDTSTNKPVNYQQNIGKAKGYGFEIGTSVYVSDWLTFYLNPTYNHLTYDGNITYSGATLSTDGKQVVDVPKWTVVSGLIAKYKDFEIVPQMRFIGKRFGDAEHKEEIPSYAVFDLKLNYIKEKIGMLKGLKISLEFDNIFNKKYVSVINAMDDTVSGTTYGVGAPFTMRGSLSFAF
- a CDS encoding transposase yields the protein MKEKPLTNLRLPDLWKEFNSNFNESFWEEFEQKMKLMKKKFIELALQEEITALTGAQKYERTPERVYRRNGYWKRYIILKDGKLQINMPRLRETGFQSKIIPRYIILKDGKLQINMPRLRETCFQSKIIPRYI